From the genome of Rathayibacter sp. VKM Ac-2804:
GTCGGCACGGGGCGCGGCGGGGGAGTCCGAGCGGGCGCGAGCGTCGCGGCCGCGGCCACCGGCGTCGCGGTCGGCGCGGGACGGGGGGCGCTCGTGCATCCTGCGAGCCCCACCGCGGCCGAGGCGATCCCCAGCAGCAGCGCACGGCGCCTCAGAGCATCCGGCGTCGAGCCGTTCACGGTCCCCCCATGCGGCGGCCCGGACCCCCCGCGCGCACCGGGAGCGACCGTAGCACCGGCGAGCCTTGCAGGGCGCGCGCGTGTCGCCTAAGCTACTCGGGTTGCGTGCATCTGCACGCTCTTGCGCGCTGCCCACCGGGCGGGACCCCGGTCCTCCTCGACAGGCGGGCGGTGCGCCGACAAGTGACCTTGGGTGGGTCGGGCGAGGCCTCGTGCCGCGCGTGGCCCACGGTAACCACACATGGAGGAAACCATGGCAGCAGTCTGCCAGGTGACCGGAGCCGTCCCCGGCTTCGGACACGCCATCTCGCACTCGCACCGGCGCACCAAGCGCCGCTTCGACCCGAACGTGCAGAAGAAGACGTACTACGTCCCGTCCCTGCGCCGTAACGTCACGCTGACGCTGTCGGCCAAGGGCATCAAGGTCATCGACGCCCGTGGCATCGAGTCCGTCGTGAAGGATGTTCTCGCTCGTGGGGTGAAGATCTAATGGCCAAGCAGCAGGACGTCCGTCCGATCATCAAGCTCCGTTCGACGGCCGGAACCGGTTACACCTACGTGACCAAGAAGAACCGCCGCAACGACCCCGACCGTCTCGTGCTCAAGAAGTACGACCCCGTAGTGCGCAAGCACGTCGACTTCCGCGAGGAGCGCTAAGTATGGCTAAGAAGAGCAAGATCGCCCGCAATGAGCAGCGCAAGGTGGTCGTCGAGCGCTACGCCGCCAAGCGCCTCGAGCTGAAGAAGGCGCTCGTCGACCCGGCCGGGACCGACGAGTCCCGCGAGGCCGCCCGCACGGGCCTCCAGAAGCTCCCCCGCAACGCCTCGCCCGTCCGCGTCCGAGGCCGCGACGCCGTCGACGGCCGCCCCCGCGGCAACCTGTCGAAGTTCGGCATCTCGCGTGTCCGCTTCCGCGACATGGCCCACCGCGGCGAGCTGCCCGGCATCACCAAGTCCAGCTGGTAAGCGGCGCCCGCATATCTGCATGAACACCGAAAGGCCCCACGATCTCGCGATCGCGGGGCCTTTCGGCGTTCCCGGGTCGGGGCGTCCCTGCCGCCCCTCCCCGCAGTCGGCTTCTCGAAGTGGCGGGGTTCCGCAGAGCGTCCTGCGTCCGCTCCGGAGAATCGCTTGGCATGCGATTCTCCGATTCGCTCGCGCGTTCCGCTTGCGCCGCTTGTTCCGGACGGTGATCCGTCGCGAACGGCTCCTTCGTTCGCTGTCAGGCAGCCGTTCTCGACGGATGGGCGATGCCTCGCAGTCGGCGGGCCCCCTGCATGCTGATCGAGTAGCCCGCGCAGCGGGCGTATCGAGATCCAGCCGCCGGGCGCCGCGTAAAATGGCGGGCATGACAAGCAGCCTTCCGACCGTCGCCGAGATCGCGGCGCTCATCGACCACGCGATCCTGAAGCCCGAGCTGACCCGGCCCGAGGTCGACGCGCAGCTCGACGAGGCCCGCGCGGCCGGCGTCTTCAGCGTCTGCGTGCGCCCCTCCGACATCGCGCACGCCGTCCGCCGGCTCGAGGGCTCCGGCGTCCTCGTCGGCACGGTCATCGGCTTCCCGCACGGCACGACCTCCACCGCGGCGAAGGTCGCGGAGTCGACGCAGGCGCTCGCCGACGGCGCGGTCGAGCTCGACATGGTCGTCAACATCGGGCGCCTGCGCAGCAACCTCCTCGACGACGTCGAGGCCGACATCCGCGCGGTCGTCGACGCGGCCGAGGGCCACGTCGTCAAGGTCATCCTCGAGACCAGCTACCTCGACGACGAGCAGATCGTGGCCGGCAGCGAGGCCGCCGAGCGCGCGGGCGCCGACTTCGTCAAGACCGCGACCGGCTTCGGCGGCGGCGGCGCGAACGAGCACGATCTGCGCCTGATGCGCGGCGCCGTCTCGGACGCCGTGCAGATCAAGGCGTCCGGCGGCGTCCGCGACCTCGACACGCTCCTGGCCTTCCGCGAGCTCGGCGTCACCCGCTTCGGCACGAGCGGCTCGGCCGTCATCCTCGGCGACCTGACCGCGCGCCACGCGGGCGACGACTCCGCCGCCCGCGTCGACGCCGCCTCGTACTGAGCACCGTGCGCGGGGGAGGGGCGGCGGGTCGTCGCGCGGCGGCGGAGGGCCGCTCCCTCGACGACATCGCGAAGGCGCTCAAGGAGCGGGTCTACGCCGCCTTCACCGGCCTCGCCGTCGTGATGATCTACGCCGTCGACGACCAGGCGGACTCCGCGCACGCGCTGCGCAGCCTCGTGATCGCGATCGTCGGCATCTCCGCCGCGGGCTTCGTCGCCGACGTGATCGCGCACCAGGTCGCCCACGCGGCGACCCCGACCGCGGCCGAGGCGCGCACGATGCTCCGGATCTCGGGCGGCGCGCTCGCCTCCGCCTCCCTGCCCGTCCTGGTGCTGGCCGCGTCCGCGCTCGGCTGGATCGACGACGTCGTCGCGCTGCGGATCGGCGTGGGCGTCTACGTCGCCACCCTCGCCGGCATCGCCCTGATCGCGGTGGTCCGTGCCGGACTCGGGCTCGGGCAGAGCATCATCGGCCTGCTCGGCCTCGTCGGACTGGGAGCCGCCGTCGTCGGCGTGCTCGCCCTGTCGCACTGAGGGGCCGACCGACATGACCGGTACCCGCACCCGCGTCGAGCTCGGCCGCCGGGAGGACCTCGGCGCCGACTGCGCGAACTGCTTCGGCCTCTGCTGCGTCGCCCTCGCCTTCACCCGCTCCTCCGACTTCCCCGTCGAC
Proteins encoded in this window:
- the rpmB gene encoding 50S ribosomal protein L28, with translation MAAVCQVTGAVPGFGHAISHSHRRTKRRFDPNVQKKTYYVPSLRRNVTLTLSAKGIKVIDARGIESVVKDVLARGVKI
- the rpmG gene encoding 50S ribosomal protein L33, which produces MAKQQDVRPIIKLRSTAGTGYTYVTKKNRRNDPDRLVLKKYDPVVRKHVDFREER
- the rpsN gene encoding 30S ribosomal protein S14 codes for the protein MAKKSKIARNEQRKVVVERYAAKRLELKKALVDPAGTDESREAARTGLQKLPRNASPVRVRGRDAVDGRPRGNLSKFGISRVRFRDMAHRGELPGITKSSW
- the deoC gene encoding deoxyribose-phosphate aldolase; translation: MTSSLPTVAEIAALIDHAILKPELTRPEVDAQLDEARAAGVFSVCVRPSDIAHAVRRLEGSGVLVGTVIGFPHGTTSTAAKVAESTQALADGAVELDMVVNIGRLRSNLLDDVEADIRAVVDAAEGHVVKVILETSYLDDEQIVAGSEAAERAGADFVKTATGFGGGGANEHDLRLMRGAVSDAVQIKASGGVRDLDTLLAFRELGVTRFGTSGSAVILGDLTARHAGDDSAARVDAASY